The following are encoded together in the Salinibacterium sp. UTAS2018 genome:
- a CDS encoding rhodanese-like domain-containing protein produces MTPPATTADRVAHFSSKLDYETDPSDVGAAFEANDRFVLIDSRGDAAWNQGHAVGALHMPTATISARADAEIPHDMPVVVYCWGPGCNGGTKAALEFAKLGYEVREMIGGFEYWAREGFPVEDSTGPVIRDKDPLTAPVAAISCDC; encoded by the coding sequence ATGACGCCTCCCGCCACCACCGCAGACCGAGTTGCCCACTTTTCGAGCAAGCTCGACTACGAAACTGATCCCTCGGATGTCGGGGCCGCATTCGAGGCCAACGACCGCTTCGTGCTCATCGACTCGCGCGGTGACGCCGCCTGGAATCAGGGTCACGCGGTCGGTGCCCTGCACATGCCGACCGCCACCATCAGCGCTCGCGCCGACGCCGAGATCCCCCACGACATGCCTGTCGTCGTCTACTGCTGGGGCCCCGGCTGCAACGGTGGCACGAAAGCCGCGCTCGAGTTCGCGAAGCTCGGCTACGAAGTGCGGGAGATGATCGGCGGTTTCGAATACTGGGCGCGCGAAGGATTCCCCGTCGAGGACAGCACCGGCCCCGTCATCCGCGACAAGGATCCCCTCACGGCTCCCGTCGCCGCGATCTCCTGCGACTGCTGA
- a CDS encoding phosphoenolpyruvate carboxykinase (GTP), giving the protein MSIAEMTRTHFSAPDGTNQSVINWVEEIAALTQPDEVVWCNGSPAEADELAELMIEAGTLTRLNDEYRPHSFLARSDPSDVARVESRTFICSVNESDAGPSNNWAAPADMRNTLGGLFEGAMRGRRMYVVPFSMGPLGSPLAKIGVQVTDSPYVVMSMGIMTRMGTAVLNAIDDSTEWVRAIHSVGAPLAAGDTDVPWPCNQTKYISHFPETREIWSFGSAYGGNAILAKKSFALRIASVIARDEGWLAEHMLLLKLTNPRGRVFHIAAAFPSACGKTNLAMLKPTIPGWKAETIGDDIAWLGKGADGRLRAINPEAGFFGVAPGTGITTNETAMDTIWGNTVFTNVALKDNGDVWWEGMSDEVPEHLIDWQGNDWTPETGTPSSHPNSRFTVAAAQCPSIADDWESPQGVVIDAIIFGGRRATNVPLVVEARDWEHGVYLGATISSERTAAAEGTIGELRRDPFAMMPFCGYNMADHWSHWLSVGQNLRSSGTVPRIFQVNWFRKGADGSFLWPGFGENSRVLEWILERVDGQVAAQESALGLLPREGDLNIDGLGLDENVMEQLFAIDTESWLAEAASTEEFFATFDGRVPAAVERQLEQLKARLTS; this is encoded by the coding sequence ATGAGCATCGCCGAGATGACAAGGACGCACTTCTCCGCACCCGACGGAACAAATCAGAGCGTTATTAACTGGGTGGAAGAGATCGCCGCCCTCACTCAGCCCGACGAAGTCGTCTGGTGCAACGGAAGCCCCGCAGAGGCAGACGAGCTCGCCGAACTCATGATTGAGGCCGGCACGCTGACACGACTCAACGATGAGTACCGTCCCCACAGCTTTCTCGCCCGCAGCGACCCCAGCGATGTCGCTCGTGTCGAATCGCGCACCTTCATCTGCTCAGTCAACGAGAGCGACGCCGGCCCCTCCAACAACTGGGCTGCACCCGCAGATATGCGCAACACCCTCGGCGGGCTCTTCGAGGGCGCCATGCGCGGCCGCCGGATGTACGTTGTTCCGTTTTCCATGGGACCACTCGGTTCGCCCCTCGCCAAGATTGGCGTGCAGGTAACCGACTCCCCCTACGTCGTTATGAGCATGGGCATCATGACGCGAATGGGAACCGCCGTTCTCAACGCCATCGATGACTCCACCGAGTGGGTGCGCGCCATCCACAGTGTTGGCGCCCCGCTCGCCGCCGGCGACACGGATGTGCCGTGGCCCTGCAACCAGACCAAATACATCAGTCACTTCCCCGAGACTCGCGAAATTTGGTCGTTCGGTTCCGCTTACGGCGGCAACGCCATTCTCGCGAAGAAGTCGTTCGCTCTGCGCATCGCTTCGGTGATCGCTCGCGACGAGGGATGGCTTGCCGAGCACATGCTGCTCCTCAAACTCACGAACCCCCGTGGTCGCGTCTTCCACATCGCTGCGGCATTCCCCAGCGCCTGTGGCAAGACCAACCTCGCAATGCTTAAGCCCACCATTCCCGGCTGGAAAGCCGAAACGATTGGTGATGACATCGCGTGGCTCGGCAAGGGAGCTGACGGCCGCCTGCGCGCCATCAACCCCGAAGCTGGCTTCTTTGGTGTGGCTCCCGGAACCGGAATCACCACCAACGAAACCGCCATGGACACCATCTGGGGCAACACCGTCTTCACCAACGTCGCGCTGAAAGACAACGGCGACGTCTGGTGGGAAGGCATGAGCGATGAAGTGCCTGAGCACCTGATCGATTGGCAAGGAAACGACTGGACTCCCGAAACGGGAACCCCCTCGTCGCATCCGAACTCACGTTTTACTGTGGCAGCAGCACAATGTCCCAGCATCGCAGATGACTGGGAATCGCCACAGGGCGTCGTAATTGACGCCATAATCTTCGGCGGTCGCCGCGCGACCAACGTGCCGCTAGTGGTGGAGGCACGAGATTGGGAGCATGGCGTCTACCTGGGCGCCACTATCTCATCTGAGCGGACGGCGGCTGCCGAAGGCACCATTGGCGAACTACGGAGAGATCCGTTCGCCATGATGCCCTTCTGCGGATACAACATGGCAGACCACTGGAGCCACTGGCTCTCGGTCGGCCAGAATCTTCGCAGCTCGGGTACAGTGCCGCGCATCTTCCAAGTCAACTGGTTCCGTAAGGGTGCGGATGGCTCGTTCCTCTGGCCAGGCTTCGGCGAGAACTCTCGCGTGCTCGAGTGGATTCTCGAACGCGTCGACGGTCAAGTTGCCGCTCAGGAGAGCGCCCTCGGGCTGCTCCCCCGCGAAGGCGACCTCAATATCGACGGTCTCGGCCTCGATGAGAACGTGATGGAACAGCTTTTCGCGATCGATACCGAGTCATGGCTCGCCGAAGCGGCATCCACCGAAGAATTTTTTGCAACCTTCGATGGCCGGGTTCCCGCTGCTGTAGAACGCCAGCTTGAGCAGTTGAAAGCACGCCTCACAAGCTAA
- a CDS encoding transglutaminase family protein: MLRTVTSHQELDLRGRTEMVFSIAVAAPWPLTSESINFVLDGVPQNPTELVDARGTRLHSLIAGPGQLVVDYAATVEATPEPAPLNAIDRVEYLRPSRYCESDVLTPTARSLFPTQTGHELVQAIRSWVSTNLRYSPGMSAATDGASHSLLTRRGVCRDFAHLTIAMLRAKDVPARYSSVYAPGLSPMDFHAVAEAFVDGRWWVVDSTGLAPRQSLVRIATGRDAADVAFLTNHWADLFLQKLEITATADQLPTDDHHTPVELS, from the coding sequence ATGCTGCGTACCGTGACCTCCCACCAAGAACTTGACCTTCGCGGTCGCACCGAAATGGTCTTCAGCATTGCTGTCGCGGCACCGTGGCCACTCACATCCGAATCAATTAATTTTGTGTTGGATGGCGTACCCCAGAACCCCACAGAGTTGGTCGATGCGCGCGGAACCCGCTTGCACTCGCTGATTGCGGGCCCGGGGCAGCTTGTCGTGGATTACGCCGCCACCGTCGAGGCCACTCCCGAGCCCGCGCCGCTCAACGCAATCGACCGAGTCGAGTATTTGCGGCCGAGCCGGTATTGCGAGTCAGATGTGCTCACTCCGACGGCGCGTTCGCTGTTCCCGACGCAAACCGGCCATGAACTGGTGCAGGCTATCCGCAGTTGGGTTTCGACCAATCTGCGTTACAGCCCCGGAATGTCGGCGGCGACAGATGGAGCGTCACATTCGCTCTTGACGCGCCGCGGGGTTTGCCGCGACTTTGCCCACCTCACCATTGCGATGTTGCGCGCCAAAGATGTGCCCGCCCGCTATTCGTCGGTGTACGCGCCAGGGTTGAGCCCGATGGATTTTCACGCCGTAGCCGAAGCCTTTGTCGACGGTCGCTGGTGGGTCGTCGATTCGACCGGGCTCGCACCACGTCAGTCGCTCGTGCGCATCGCCACCGGCCGAGATGCCGCGGATGTCGCGTTCCTTACGAACCACTGGGCTGACCTCTTCTTGCAGAAGCTAGAAATCACGGCAACCGCAGACCAGCTTCCGACTGACGACCACCACACCCCTGTCGAGTTGTCGTAG
- a CDS encoding sigma-70 family RNA polymerase sigma factor produces the protein MTETENTPARWEDVATQLVAERGAALTRYAYLISGNRDDASDLVHDALVKTFGRLRNGFGIASAEAYVRRAILNTYLDRGRRISRWRKIAHLTVEPDIHESADADTEARLDLQSQLMKLRPRERACVVLRYYEDLKVDDIAATLDISSGAVKRYLSDGLARMAVSLDRADAHAAADSHNLGGHRG, from the coding sequence GTGACTGAGACCGAAAACACCCCTGCCCGCTGGGAAGACGTAGCCACACAACTCGTCGCCGAGCGAGGCGCGGCATTGACGCGTTACGCGTACCTGATTTCGGGCAACCGCGACGACGCCTCCGACCTTGTGCACGATGCCCTCGTGAAAACCTTTGGCCGTCTGCGCAACGGTTTTGGCATCGCCAGCGCCGAAGCTTATGTACGTCGAGCGATTCTGAACACCTACCTTGACCGCGGTCGACGGATCAGCCGCTGGCGCAAGATCGCTCACCTCACGGTGGAGCCCGACATCCATGAATCTGCGGATGCTGACACCGAGGCTCGCTTAGACCTGCAGTCTCAACTGATGAAACTCCGCCCGCGCGAACGGGCGTGCGTTGTGCTTCGCTATTACGAAGACCTCAAAGTGGACGACATTGCCGCAACCCTGGATATCAGCTCGGGAGCCGTGAAACGCTACCTGAGCGACGGGCTCGCCCGCATGGCTGTGAGTCTCGATCGCGCCGACGCGCACGCAGCCGCTGACTCACACAATCTGGGAGGCCACCGTGGTTGA
- a CDS encoding FAD-dependent oxidoreductase — MTIAPSPSGPLPVVVIGAGPIGLAAAANLAQRGIDAVVLEAGDHAGAAISAWGHVSLFSSWKYNIDPSGRALLEKTDWVSPAAETLPTGTELVRDYLQPLAATAELAPLIRYNSRVIGMSRQSIDSTKTVGRERRPLLVRVDSPDGVYDILASAIIDASGTWGHTNPIGASGLPATGEADASEWLTGPLPDVLGADRARFAGKHTLVVGMGHSAANTLLALAELRASEPGTEITWAIRGRSARRLYGGGSADELPGRGALGSNLKDAVESGAITLLTDFTVTELTPQPDGRLTVSSHNPDGNQSVTVDALAAATGFRPDLAILRELHLSLDPVLEAPVMLAPLIDPNVHSCGTVEPHGASVLAHPEKNVYIVGMKSYGRAPTFLMATGYEQVRSVVAAIAGDVASAGRVNLMLPETGVCCSTTSGGC; from the coding sequence ATGACCATCGCACCTTCCCCCTCCGGCCCGCTCCCCGTCGTGGTCATCGGAGCCGGCCCGATTGGACTGGCTGCTGCTGCCAACCTCGCCCAGCGAGGTATCGATGCGGTAGTGCTCGAAGCCGGCGACCATGCCGGTGCGGCCATTAGCGCCTGGGGGCACGTCTCCCTCTTCTCCTCGTGGAAATACAACATCGATCCCAGCGGGCGTGCACTTCTCGAAAAAACGGACTGGGTCTCCCCCGCCGCCGAGACCCTCCCCACCGGCACCGAGCTCGTGCGCGACTACCTCCAGCCGCTCGCCGCGACCGCCGAGCTGGCACCACTCATCCGCTACAACAGCCGCGTGATCGGGATGTCGCGCCAGAGCATCGACTCCACCAAGACGGTTGGCCGCGAGCGCCGGCCGCTCCTGGTTCGCGTTGACTCCCCCGATGGCGTGTACGACATCCTCGCTTCGGCCATCATCGATGCGTCCGGCACCTGGGGCCACACCAACCCCATTGGTGCCTCCGGGCTGCCCGCCACAGGTGAGGCCGACGCCAGTGAGTGGCTGACGGGCCCGCTTCCGGATGTTCTGGGGGCCGACCGCGCACGCTTCGCCGGCAAGCACACCCTCGTCGTGGGTATGGGTCATTCCGCCGCCAACACGCTGTTGGCTCTCGCCGAACTGCGCGCCAGCGAACCCGGTACCGAAATCACCTGGGCAATTCGCGGCCGCTCGGCCCGTCGACTCTATGGTGGCGGCAGCGCCGATGAACTACCGGGCCGCGGCGCCCTCGGCAGCAACCTCAAGGATGCGGTCGAATCCGGAGCGATCACTCTTCTGACAGATTTCACCGTCACCGAGCTCACCCCACAGCCCGATGGCCGCCTCACCGTCTCGAGCCATAATCCCGATGGCAACCAGTCAGTGACAGTGGATGCTCTCGCCGCCGCGACCGGATTCCGCCCCGATCTGGCGATCCTGAGGGAACTGCACCTCAGCCTCGATCCGGTGCTCGAAGCTCCCGTGATGCTGGCGCCCCTCATCGACCCGAATGTGCACAGCTGCGGCACCGTGGAGCCGCACGGAGCGAGTGTGCTCGCGCATCCGGAAAAGAACGTCTACATCGTCGGCATGAAGAGCTACGGCCGCGCCCCGACTTTCTTGATGGCGACCGGTTACGAGCAAGTGCGCTCGGTGGTTGCCGCTATCGCTGGCGACGTGGCGAGTGCTGGCCGTGTGAACCTCATGTTGCCCGAGACGGGCGTCTGCTGCTCAACCACCAGCGGCGGTTGCTGA
- a CDS encoding helix-turn-helix transcriptional regulator, with translation MSERVDLLMIQKPTWSATAERAQSLAPLLRALGDPNRLQLVLLLTERAHTVRELTDATGLSQTLVSHHLAPLRENGLVTVTPRGRSNVYELCCEAFAEPVKMLASVATSTDAGAEACCVVK, from the coding sequence ATGAGCGAACGTGTCGATCTTCTGATGATTCAGAAGCCCACCTGGTCGGCAACGGCCGAGCGGGCCCAGAGCCTGGCGCCGCTCCTGCGCGCCCTCGGCGATCCCAACCGGCTGCAGCTCGTGCTGCTCCTCACCGAACGCGCCCACACGGTGCGCGAGCTGACGGATGCCACCGGCCTGAGCCAAACGCTCGTGAGTCACCACTTGGCGCCGCTGCGCGAGAACGGTCTCGTCACGGTGACGCCTCGCGGTCGCTCCAACGTCTATGAACTCTGCTGCGAAGCGTTCGCCGAACCCGTCAAGATGCTCGCGTCAGTCGCCACCAGCACGGATGCCGGGGCCGAGGCTTGCTGCGTCGTGAAATAG
- a CDS encoding arginyl-tRNA synthetase, whose protein sequence is MALRLRTVYAAIALSTSALLLSGCVPSETVTATNSPTVSSTPTHSAPEATATPSASASATKSATPTPSPTPSKSAQDTAVSFGCNDLVSPSAMYDFNPNFLLLGSFTPDSGTTAAAALSAKGVACRWQNGTNSTSIDVSVAQPTSSKLATFKSNAGSSADAFSGYFSITDRIGTAQIFVGPYWATLSSREFTSADEASNLVAEVRAALQ, encoded by the coding sequence ATGGCACTTCGACTTCGCACGGTTTACGCCGCAATCGCCCTCAGCACCTCCGCATTACTATTGAGCGGCTGTGTGCCGAGCGAAACTGTCACGGCTACCAACAGCCCCACTGTCTCAAGCACGCCCACACACTCGGCGCCCGAGGCCACCGCAACGCCTTCCGCGTCGGCCAGCGCAACAAAATCCGCCACCCCCACTCCCAGCCCCACACCGTCGAAGTCGGCGCAGGACACTGCCGTAAGTTTCGGCTGCAACGATCTGGTGTCGCCAAGCGCGATGTACGACTTCAACCCCAACTTCCTTCTGCTGGGCAGCTTCACCCCGGATTCGGGAACGACCGCAGCCGCTGCGCTATCAGCAAAGGGTGTCGCCTGCCGCTGGCAAAATGGAACGAACAGCACGTCGATCGACGTGTCAGTAGCGCAACCAACCTCATCCAAGCTCGCGACCTTCAAATCGAACGCGGGATCGAGCGCGGATGCCTTCAGCGGCTACTTCTCGATCACCGACCGAATCGGAACGGCTCAAATCTTCGTTGGCCCATATTGGGCAACGCTGAGTTCACGCGAATTCACCTCAGCAGACGAGGCCAGTAACCTGGTTGCTGAAGTACGCGCCGCACTTCAATAG
- a CDS encoding pentapeptide repeat-containing protein encodes MAKRAVTAAPLIDALRLANLVDGEAALLRPHESYDGQRFTASDVSEDDLSGISFTECELIELEANEANFRAATFVETRFEKLNAPIFAAPRSNLRDVSIEGSRLGSAEFYESTWRSIRFVHCRIGYLNLRGAHLQDVLFDDCLIDELDLGGATANRVAFTNTQVNTLDLTRAKLTNVDLRSLELRHVTGVEHLKGATINSYQLAELAPALAAHLGIVLDD; translated from the coding sequence ATGGCTAAGAGAGCAGTGACGGCAGCTCCGCTCATTGATGCGTTGCGTTTAGCGAATCTCGTCGATGGGGAAGCGGCGTTGTTGCGGCCGCACGAAAGCTATGACGGGCAACGGTTCACGGCATCCGATGTCAGCGAAGATGACCTTTCAGGGATCTCGTTCACGGAGTGCGAGCTGATCGAGCTCGAAGCCAATGAGGCGAACTTTCGGGCAGCCACTTTCGTGGAGACCCGCTTCGAAAAACTGAACGCGCCCATCTTTGCGGCCCCGCGTTCGAACCTTCGTGACGTAAGCATCGAAGGCTCCCGGTTGGGGTCGGCAGAATTTTACGAGTCAACCTGGAGGTCGATCCGGTTCGTCCACTGTCGCATCGGGTATCTGAACCTGCGCGGCGCTCACCTGCAAGACGTTCTATTCGATGACTGCTTGATCGACGAGCTCGACCTGGGTGGCGCTACGGCAAACCGTGTCGCGTTCACGAACACGCAGGTGAACACTCTCGACCTCACCCGCGCCAAGCTCACTAACGTCGACTTGCGATCGCTCGAATTGCGCCACGTCACGGGGGTCGAACACCTCAAGGGCGCGACGATTAACTCTTACCAACTGGCAGAACTAGCACCGGCCCTCGCCGCGCACCTCGGGATCGTGCTCGACGACTAA
- a CDS encoding TPM domain-containing protein, whose amino-acid sequence MKARLSATLALAATLALLTAGPAFASDPVSLDGGYVVDSVGVLDGDSSAIDGAVDSLYDSQGIQLFVVYVDEFTNPSDPVDWADATANNNGLGDNDLLLAVAVSQRQYALSVSADAGVTDAQLDAAESAIESELRDDNWGQAAVAGANSLAGEDSAATGSEASSSIPVLPIVGGIAVLGAGAFVIYRVRRGGKGGRSAAPAAEVSQEELDRRAGSALVDLDDAVKTSEQELGFAEAQFGAAATAGFQASLAEANAAVTKAFRIRQQLDDSEPETAEQKRAMTIEIIELCEHADDLLDEQAAAFDDLRQLETNAPAVLAETSTAIAAAAQRLPATEAALAALSARYAPAAIEAVADNGARAQALLSSAVHTSTAAQASIEAQKPSEAAVAVRAAQAELGQAIQLMDAVDSLTAELQAAEQKLAAAITDTTNDIAAARALPADSTAATLQPSIARAEAALATARSATADPVASLSSLGDANAALETVFLGVRDQQAAIAQAATQLAAALAAAQSRITTTAQFITTRRGGVGSSARTKIAEADRQLKQALALQASDPVTALTHARSADHLAASAYDIAQREVSQFSGGSNAGLGGLLGGSGSGGGGDLLGGIIGGLIGGSLGSRSSRPSSGYSWGGGSRSSRPSGGGFSGGGRSGGRSSGGSSRRSGGGRSRGGRF is encoded by the coding sequence GTGAAGGCTCGACTAAGCGCCACTCTGGCGCTCGCTGCAACGCTCGCCTTGCTCACCGCAGGGCCTGCTTTCGCGAGCGACCCCGTGAGCCTCGACGGCGGCTATGTCGTCGACTCGGTGGGTGTGCTTGATGGTGATTCGAGCGCCATCGACGGCGCCGTCGATTCGCTGTATGACAGCCAAGGCATCCAACTTTTCGTCGTTTACGTCGACGAATTCACCAACCCCAGCGATCCCGTCGACTGGGCTGATGCGACCGCAAACAACAATGGGCTCGGCGACAACGACCTGTTGCTGGCCGTTGCCGTTTCGCAGCGTCAGTACGCGCTTTCTGTTTCCGCTGATGCCGGGGTAACGGATGCGCAGTTGGATGCCGCGGAAAGCGCGATCGAATCCGAGCTGCGCGACGACAACTGGGGTCAGGCGGCCGTTGCGGGGGCCAATTCTCTCGCCGGCGAAGACTCCGCGGCGACGGGCTCCGAAGCATCGAGCAGCATCCCGGTTTTGCCCATCGTGGGAGGCATCGCAGTGCTCGGTGCCGGAGCGTTCGTGATTTATCGCGTACGACGCGGCGGAAAGGGTGGCCGCAGCGCCGCTCCCGCCGCCGAGGTCTCGCAGGAAGAGCTAGACCGTCGCGCCGGCAGCGCCCTGGTCGACCTGGATGACGCAGTCAAGACCAGCGAACAAGAGCTCGGCTTTGCCGAAGCACAGTTCGGTGCGGCCGCGACAGCCGGATTCCAAGCGTCGCTGGCCGAGGCGAATGCCGCGGTGACGAAGGCCTTCCGCATCCGTCAGCAACTCGATGACAGTGAGCCTGAAACGGCCGAGCAGAAGCGCGCCATGACGATCGAGATCATCGAGCTGTGCGAGCACGCCGACGACTTGCTCGACGAGCAGGCTGCGGCGTTCGACGACCTTCGGCAACTTGAGACCAACGCACCCGCGGTTCTCGCTGAAACCTCCACCGCGATTGCTGCCGCAGCCCAACGCCTCCCTGCCACCGAGGCAGCCCTCGCGGCGCTCAGCGCGCGCTATGCCCCCGCCGCCATTGAGGCTGTTGCCGACAACGGTGCCCGGGCACAGGCCCTGCTGAGTTCGGCAGTTCATACGTCAACGGCGGCGCAGGCCTCCATCGAAGCCCAGAAGCCGAGTGAAGCTGCTGTCGCTGTGCGCGCCGCTCAAGCCGAACTGGGCCAGGCCATCCAATTGATGGATGCCGTCGATTCGTTGACCGCAGAGCTCCAGGCGGCAGAGCAAAAGCTTGCCGCCGCCATCACGGACACCACGAACGACATCGCTGCAGCGCGGGCGCTCCCCGCCGACAGCACGGCAGCAACTCTGCAGCCGTCGATCGCGAGGGCCGAAGCGGCGCTCGCAACCGCTCGGTCGGCAACAGCCGACCCTGTCGCCAGCTTGAGTTCGCTCGGCGATGCCAACGCTGCTCTCGAGACTGTTTTCCTGGGCGTGCGCGATCAGCAAGCCGCAATCGCTCAAGCAGCGACGCAGTTGGCGGCGGCCTTGGCGGCAGCACAATCTCGCATCACGACGACCGCGCAGTTCATCACGACGCGTCGTGGTGGCGTGGGCTCATCGGCGCGAACGAAGATCGCCGAGGCTGATCGTCAGCTCAAGCAGGCGCTCGCGCTGCAGGCATCCGACCCGGTCACTGCTTTGACGCACGCGCGCTCGGCCGACCATCTGGCGGCGAGCGCGTATGACATCGCTCAGCGCGAGGTGTCGCAGTTCTCCGGCGGCTCCAACGCGGGCCTGGGCGGGCTGCTTGGTGGCTCGGGCTCCGGCGGTGGTGGAGATCTGCTCGGCGGCATCATCGGCGGGCTCATCGGCGGCAGCCTCGGCTCGCGCTCCTCACGACCGTCCTCGGGATACTCCTGGGGCGGCGGCTCGCGCTCGTCACGTCCATCTGGCGGCGGATTCTCGGGTGGCGGGCGCTCTGGCGGACGCAGCTCGGGCGGATCGTCTCGTCGCAGTGGTGGTGGCCGCAGCCGCGGCGGTAGATTCTAA
- a CDS encoding helix-turn-helix transcriptional regulator produces the protein MNDLVTLGQRIRHFRTTAGLTLDQLGDKVGVAGSQLSLMENGRREPRLTLLSAIASATDIQLADLLEETPPTKRAALEIELDRLQRSTIYASLGLPKIRPSKGIPDETLEAIVGLHHELSTRSRQAIATPEEARRANTELRQRMRTLDNYLPDLEKEAEKLTIAGNHTTGALTHRAVSLMAESLGFELVHVHDLPHSARSVTDLKHGRIYLPPASIPGGHGLRSMALQAMAHRVLGHAEPTSYAEFLHQRLEINYFAAAVLMPLKQSVTFLSEAKAARNIAVEDFRDAFGVTHEAAALRFTNLATSHLDLETHFLRVGDDGAVYKAYENDGLRLPVDVTGSAEGQFVCRNWSARTAFTRTNRTTEFYQYTDTPEGSFFESTQTGTTDAEEFSITIGVPFSHSKWFRGRATDVRRSSTCPDETCCRKPEDVLRDRWAGNAWSSAKLHAHILSPLPSGTFPGVDDRELYEFLESHSSDAG, from the coding sequence GTGAATGATCTTGTGACTCTCGGGCAACGCATCCGACATTTCCGTACCACGGCCGGACTGACCCTCGACCAACTGGGTGACAAAGTGGGAGTCGCGGGCAGTCAGCTCTCTCTTATGGAGAATGGGCGACGTGAACCTCGCCTGACTCTGTTGTCGGCAATCGCCTCGGCCACGGACATCCAGCTTGCCGATTTGCTTGAGGAGACCCCACCGACCAAGCGGGCTGCTCTCGAAATTGAGCTCGACCGGCTGCAGCGCAGCACCATTTACGCTTCGCTCGGCCTGCCCAAGATTCGTCCGTCGAAGGGCATTCCTGACGAGACGCTCGAAGCGATCGTGGGGCTTCACCACGAACTATCGACGCGTTCGCGCCAGGCGATTGCGACTCCCGAGGAAGCGCGTCGAGCAAACACCGAGCTGCGCCAGCGCATGCGCACCCTCGACAACTACTTGCCCGACCTTGAGAAAGAGGCCGAGAAGCTCACGATCGCCGGAAACCACACCACCGGTGCACTGACGCATCGTGCCGTGAGCCTGATGGCAGAATCGCTCGGCTTCGAGCTCGTACACGTGCACGACCTGCCCCATTCGGCACGCTCGGTTACCGACCTGAAGCACGGACGTATCTACTTGCCGCCGGCATCCATTCCCGGTGGTCACGGTTTGCGGTCGATGGCGCTTCAGGCGATGGCGCACCGCGTTCTCGGTCACGCGGAGCCGACGAGCTATGCCGAGTTCTTGCACCAGCGTCTCGAAATCAACTACTTCGCAGCGGCCGTGCTCATGCCGCTCAAGCAGTCAGTGACATTTTTGAGCGAGGCCAAAGCGGCGCGCAACATTGCCGTCGAAGACTTTCGGGATGCCTTTGGCGTCACCCACGAGGCAGCAGCGTTGCGCTTCACCAACCTTGCGACTTCGCACCTCGACCTCGAGACCCACTTCTTGCGCGTCGGCGACGACGGCGCCGTTTACAAGGCCTACGAAAATGATGGGCTTCGACTACCGGTGGATGTCACGGGCTCAGCCGAAGGCCAGTTCGTGTGCCGCAATTGGAGCGCCCGCACCGCGTTCACGCGCACCAACCGCACGACGGAGTTCTACCAGTACACCGATACTCCCGAAGGGAGCTTCTTCGAGTCGACCCAAACGGGAACGACGGATGCTGAAGAGTTCTCCATCACGATCGGTGTGCCCTTCTCTCACTCCAAGTGGTTCCGCGGCCGCGCCACCGACGTGCGTCGTTCCTCTACCTGCCCCGATGAAACCTGCTGCCGTAAGCCAGAGGACGTGCTTCGCGACCGTTGGGCAGGCAACGCCTGGTCGAGCGCCAAGCTCCACGCCCACATCCTGTCGCCGTTGCCCTCGGGAACCTTCCCGGGCGTCGACGACCGCGAACTCTACGAGTTCTTGGAGTCGCACTCGAGCGACGCCGGCTAG